The following proteins are co-located in the Siansivirga zeaxanthinifaciens CC-SAMT-1 genome:
- a CDS encoding WcaI family glycosyltransferase produces the protein MNKRISIIGINYYPEDSAIGLYTTQKAEYLVNKGFDVTVITGFPYYPQWKISEEYKSKPYLLKEVINGVKVLRSKQYVPSNPTFSKRIIHLISFTFGNFINLFKLSKPHVVIAIVPFTTSALLGWFLKIRYNSKLWIHIQDFEFDAAIDSGLLKGNSIRIFKILMGLEKKILSKADVVSTISHGMMNKLKQKTKSNTYYLTNWIDVSLFDKPFESLHPYLNSNKFKILYSGNIGAKQDWNFFIDFIKKLDHLDDIEVIIVGEGAEKATIVSALNQYSFIRHYNLVPFKDLPILLRSADVHVLFQKKDVIDTVMPSKLLGMMASGKPSIVTGNMKSEVATVLAESQGGFYFDGSSVTDIINCIVNLRENKQLTIDIGTNAKKYVKEKFSQQEVLDKFVKQLVI, from the coding sequence TTGAATAAAAGGATTAGTATTATAGGAATAAACTATTACCCGGAAGATAGCGCTATTGGTTTGTATACGACTCAAAAAGCAGAATACTTAGTAAATAAAGGTTTTGATGTTACTGTTATAACTGGTTTCCCTTATTATCCTCAATGGAAAATTAGTGAAGAATATAAATCAAAACCTTATTTATTAAAAGAAGTAATTAACGGAGTTAAAGTTTTAAGGAGTAAGCAATATGTTCCAAGTAATCCAACTTTTTCTAAAAGAATCATTCACCTTATTAGTTTTACATTTGGTAATTTTATTAATCTTTTTAAACTATCTAAGCCACATGTTGTTATTGCCATAGTGCCTTTTACAACCTCTGCTTTATTAGGTTGGTTTTTAAAGATTAGATATAATTCTAAATTATGGATTCATATTCAAGATTTTGAGTTTGATGCAGCCATTGATTCTGGTTTATTAAAAGGAAATTCCATAAGAATATTTAAAATCTTAATGGGTTTAGAAAAAAAAATACTTTCAAAAGCAGACGTAGTTTCAACTATAAGTCACGGCATGATGAATAAATTGAAACAAAAGACAAAATCTAATACTTATTATCTTACTAACTGGATCGATGTTTCTTTATTTGACAAACCTTTTGAAAGTCTCCATCCTTACCTAAACTCCAATAAGTTCAAAATTTTATATTCTGGAAATATAGGAGCTAAACAAGATTGGAATTTTTTTATTGATTTTATTAAAAAGTTAGATCATCTTGATGATATTGAAGTTATAATTGTTGGAGAAGGAGCTGAAAAGGCTACTATAGTTTCTGCATTAAATCAGTATAGCTTTATAAGACATTACAATCTTGTTCCTTTTAAAGATTTACCAATATTATTAAGAAGTGCAGACGTTCATGTTTTGTTTCAAAAGAAAGATGTTATTGATACCGTCATGCCTTCGAAGTTATTAGGAATGATGGCAAGTGGCAAACCATCAATTGTGACAGGAAATATGAAAAGTGAGGTAGCAACCGTACTTGCTGAATCTCAAGGGGGATTTTACTTTGATGGTTCATCAGTAACCGATATTATTAATTGTATTGTAAATCTTAGAGAAAATAAACAATTAACTATAGATATTGGAACAAATGCTAAAAAGTATGTAAAAGAAAAATTTTCTCAACAGGAAGTTTTAGATAAGTTTGTAAAACAATTAGTTATTTAA
- a CDS encoding putative colanic acid biosynthesis acetyltransferase produces MNNPINKIQDLSKYFTPRDFRGKTKIVVQLWWIVYALLFKPSPQVMYGWRRFLLRLFGARIGKKVIIRPSAEITYPWKVCIGNYSWIGDNVVLYSLGDIKIGSNTVISQRSYICTGSHHYTKRNFPIYAKKIVIEDGCWLATDVFVAPGVLIETGTVVGARSSVFKDLKAFSIYAGSPAKFLKKREIE; encoded by the coding sequence ATGAATAACCCAATTAATAAAATCCAAGATTTAAGTAAATATTTTACACCAAGGGACTTTCGGGGAAAAACTAAAATAGTTGTTCAATTGTGGTGGATAGTTTATGCCTTACTATTTAAACCATCTCCGCAAGTCATGTATGGTTGGCGTCGTTTTCTATTACGTTTATTTGGTGCTAGAATTGGAAAAAAAGTAATAATAAGACCCTCTGCAGAAATTACTTATCCGTGGAAAGTGTGTATTGGAAATTATAGTTGGATAGGTGATAATGTAGTTTTATATTCACTTGGAGATATTAAAATAGGTTCTAATACAGTTATATCTCAAAGAAGTTATATTTGCACAGGATCTCACCATTATACAAAACGAAATTTTCCAATTTATGCTAAGAAAATTGTAATAGAGGATGGCTGTTGGTTAGCTACCGATGTATTTGTTGCTCCGGGAGTATTAATTGAGACAGGAACTGTAGTTGGAGCTAGAAGTTCGGTTTTTAAAGATTTAAAGGCTTTTTCAATATATGCTGGATCACCAGCTAAATTTTTAAAGAAAAGAGAAATTGAATAA
- a CDS encoding glycosyltransferase family 2 protein, which translates to METNCLISIVVPVYNVEKYLRECLDSILNQSYKKLEILIVNDGSTDKSGQICDEFVLKDSRVKVFHNENCGVSFARNFGLNKVTGHYVVFVDSDDIILPNFVDYMLYLIKNTGAEFCMSKYVSSSKDVNVSDVKSYKVLTSEEATCILLYPEIPIGCWNKIFKVSLLRDNNIFFPTDFFMGEGLNFITMVSQMTDKVGLGYGKVYYYRTDNLDSATTNFNINKIGNAFEAIHNIRKKLILRTPKVKKALDFHLWWTNFYALQSIFKAKQIKKYKKEVNLYSSHLSSGAFTMLTAKVSLLMKLKIILLCISPLGVLKIQNHLRNFKKLIRK; encoded by the coding sequence ATGGAAACTAATTGCCTGATTTCTATTGTAGTTCCTGTCTATAATGTAGAAAAATATTTAAGGGAATGTTTAGATTCAATCTTAAATCAAAGTTATAAAAAACTTGAAATTCTAATTGTTAATGACGGAAGTACTGATAAATCAGGACAAATTTGTGATGAATTTGTTTTAAAAGATTCTAGGGTTAAAGTATTCCATAATGAAAATTGTGGAGTTTCATTTGCTCGTAATTTTGGTTTGAATAAAGTTACAGGACATTATGTTGTTTTTGTTGATAGTGACGATATTATATTGCCTAATTTTGTAGATTACATGCTTTACCTCATTAAGAACACAGGAGCAGAGTTTTGTATGTCAAAATATGTTTCAAGTTCAAAAGATGTTAATGTATCTGATGTTAAGTCATATAAAGTTTTGACCTCAGAAGAAGCAACTTGTATTTTATTATACCCAGAAATACCAATAGGATGTTGGAATAAAATATTTAAGGTAAGTTTATTAAGAGATAATAATATTTTTTTTCCAACAGATTTTTTTATGGGAGAAGGTTTAAATTTTATAACTATGGTATCTCAAATGACTGATAAAGTAGGATTAGGTTACGGGAAAGTCTATTACTACAGGACAGATAATCTTGATTCTGCTACAACAAATTTTAATATTAATAAAATCGGTAATGCATTTGAGGCTATACATAATATCAGAAAGAAGTTAATTTTAAGAACACCAAAAGTTAAAAAGGCTCTAGATTTTCATCTATGGTGGACTAATTTCTATGCCTTACAAAGTATATTTAAAGCCAAACAAATAAAAAAATACAAAAAAGAAGTGAATTTGTATTCATCTCATCTTAGTTCAGGTGCATTTACCATGTTAACCGCAAAAGTTTCTTTGTTAATGAAACTTAAAATAATACTTTTGTGTATATCTCCTTTAGGTGTTTTAAAAATACAAAATCATTTAAGAAATTTTAAAAAATTAATTAGAAAGTAA
- a CDS encoding O-antigen polymerase yields MKIKLNTFLIFIYILIGALAFLSFRASLLVWFSFFINFFVISFIFYYHLKIEKKFSPFLTCFIVFFYLFLIIAPIVQISSFKLHSTQFMTRYPYAESEVIYANFIILIFILSFVIFYFLFTKNIIPKYSKPLFLATKPFFILNIFIVTILVIVIYYNSVILDIASSTYEKSSKSISVAANLVKSKVIFMIPFGGIIHAYGYLKENHKNKVNKYIVLLILMLLVIAFVFLKNPLNEKRNLLGPVYITLIFLFYPKLLNRNSTFFLFMFISLVVLFPALSTLTHIDANLSQIISNPEELIKSYNRFGGITSAYQTLHYDAYANILATIDYTEKNGLSFGSQLLSALLFFVPRNLWSTKPISTGELIGDHLINDYGFVFNNLSNSIVSEAYIDFGLFGVVLFAFILAYSFKFFLSWLKSNDFAKQITAFYFAVHLIFLLRGDLTNGFAYFVGVFLGIYFIPKFLERIIFFSLKK; encoded by the coding sequence GTGAAAATTAAATTAAATACATTTTTAATATTTATATATATTTTAATTGGTGCATTAGCTTTTTTAAGTTTTAGAGCCTCCTTACTTGTTTGGTTTTCTTTTTTTATTAATTTCTTTGTGATATCTTTTATTTTTTATTATCATTTGAAAATTGAAAAAAAGTTTTCTCCTTTTTTAACTTGTTTTATTGTTTTCTTTTATTTGTTTTTGATAATTGCTCCAATTGTACAAATTTCATCTTTCAAATTACATTCCACGCAATTTATGACTAGGTATCCTTATGCTGAGTCTGAAGTTATATATGCAAATTTTATAATCTTAATTTTCATTTTGTCTTTTGTAATCTTTTATTTTTTATTTACCAAAAACATAATCCCAAAATATTCAAAACCTTTATTTTTAGCTACTAAACCATTTTTTATTCTTAATATTTTTATAGTAACAATTTTAGTGATCGTGATATATTATAATAGCGTTATTCTTGATATTGCTAGTTCAACATATGAGAAATCGTCTAAGAGTATTAGCGTTGCTGCTAACCTTGTTAAATCAAAAGTAATTTTTATGATTCCATTTGGAGGTATAATACATGCATATGGCTATTTAAAAGAAAATCATAAAAATAAAGTAAATAAGTACATTGTATTATTAATTTTAATGTTATTGGTTATCGCTTTTGTTTTTTTAAAAAACCCATTAAATGAAAAAAGAAATTTGTTAGGCCCCGTTTACATTACTCTTATATTTTTATTTTATCCTAAATTATTGAACAGAAACTCAACTTTTTTTCTCTTTATGTTCATTTCATTAGTAGTTCTATTTCCTGCTCTGTCAACATTAACTCATATTGATGCAAATTTAAGTCAAATTATTTCTAATCCAGAAGAATTAATTAAATCTTACAATCGTTTTGGCGGTATTACTTCTGCTTATCAAACATTACACTATGATGCTTATGCGAACATTTTAGCCACCATAGATTATACGGAGAAAAATGGACTTTCTTTTGGATCTCAGCTATTGTCAGCATTATTGTTTTTTGTTCCACGGAATTTGTGGAGCACAAAGCCAATATCTACAGGGGAATTAATAGGAGACCATTTAATAAATGACTATGGATTTGTTTTTAATAATTTATCAAACTCTATAGTTTCAGAAGCATATATTGATTTTGGTCTTTTTGGAGTTGTTTTATTTGCTTTTATATTGGCTTATTCTTTTAAATTTTTCTTAAGCTGGTTAAAGTCTAATGATTTTGCAAAACAAATAACAGCTTTTTATTTTGCTGTTCATTTGATTTTTTTGCTTCGGGGAGATTTAACTAATGGGTTTGCATACTTTGTAGGAGTTTTTTTAGGAATTTATTTTATTCCAAAATTTTTAGAGCGAATCATTTTTTTTAGTTTAAAAAAATGA
- a CDS encoding UDP-glucose 6-dehydrogenase: MKIKTICCIGAGYVGGPTMAVIAQKCPHIKVIVVDINESRIAAWNDNDLNKLPVFEPGLDKIVEEARGRNLFFSTNVDQAIDEADMIFISVNTPTKTYGKGKGMAADLKYIELCARQIARVAKQDKIVVEKSTLPVRTASAIKNILDHTGNGVQFQILSNPEFLAEGTAVEDLLMPDRVLIGGDTSEAGKVAIQSLVDVYANWIPKERILTTNVWSSELSKLTANAFLAQRVSSINAMSVICEKTGADIDEVSKAIGMDSRIGSKFLKASVGFGGSCFQKDILNLVYIAKSYGLNEVADYWEQVIIMNDYQKNRFSDNIITKLYNTVSGKKITFLGWAFKKDTNDTRESPAIKVADNLLSEQAHIEVYDPKVTEERIYADLEYLNTRTNEENRSLLKVQNNPYNATQNSHAIAVLTEWDEFKTFDWQKIYDNMLKPAFVFDGRGILNTAELEKIGFICYKLGSGTRI; this comes from the coding sequence ATGAAAATTAAAACTATTTGTTGCATTGGAGCAGGCTACGTTGGAGGTCCTACCATGGCAGTTATTGCACAGAAATGCCCACATATAAAAGTGATTGTTGTCGATATTAACGAATCGAGAATTGCAGCATGGAATGATAACGATTTAAATAAACTTCCCGTTTTTGAGCCAGGATTAGACAAAATTGTAGAAGAAGCTAGAGGACGGAATCTGTTTTTCTCTACCAATGTAGATCAGGCTATTGATGAGGCCGATATGATATTTATATCTGTAAATACGCCAACCAAAACCTATGGTAAAGGTAAAGGGATGGCCGCCGATTTAAAATACATCGAACTTTGTGCACGTCAAATAGCCAGAGTAGCTAAACAAGATAAAATTGTTGTAGAAAAATCTACTTTACCTGTTAGAACAGCTTCAGCAATTAAAAATATTTTAGATCATACAGGTAATGGAGTTCAATTTCAAATATTGTCAAACCCTGAGTTTTTAGCCGAAGGCACCGCTGTTGAAGATTTATTAATGCCAGATCGGGTTCTAATTGGAGGCGATACTTCAGAAGCTGGAAAAGTAGCCATTCAATCATTAGTTGATGTTTATGCTAATTGGATACCAAAAGAACGCATTTTAACAACCAACGTTTGGTCCTCTGAACTTTCTAAATTAACGGCAAACGCCTTCTTAGCTCAACGTGTATCATCAATAAATGCCATGTCGGTTATTTGTGAAAAAACAGGTGCCGATATCGATGAGGTTTCAAAAGCCATTGGAATGGATAGCCGGATAGGTTCTAAATTCTTAAAAGCATCTGTTGGCTTTGGCGGATCTTGTTTTCAAAAAGATATTTTAAACTTAGTTTATATTGCTAAATCGTATGGTTTAAATGAAGTTGCCGATTATTGGGAGCAAGTTATTATTATGAATGATTATCAAAAAAACCGATTTTCAGATAACATAATAACCAAATTATACAATACGGTTTCTGGTAAAAAAATAACCTTTTTAGGTTGGGCTTTCAAAAAAGATACCAACGATACCAGAGAATCTCCAGCTATAAAAGTGGCAGATAATTTATTAAGTGAGCAAGCACATATTGAGGTTTACGATCCCAAAGTTACAGAAGAGCGCATTTACGCCGATTTAGAATATTTAAACACAAGAACCAACGAAGAGAACAGATCGTTGTTAAAAGTTCAAAATAATCCCTATAACGCCACTCAAAATTCACATGCCATTGCTGTATTAACAGAATGGGATGAGTTTAAAACTTTCGATTGGCAAAAAATTTACGATAATATGCTAAAACCAGCTTTTGTTTTCGATGGAAGAGGTATATTAAACACCGCCGAATTAGAAAAAATTGGTTTTATTTGCTATAAATTAGGAAGCGGAACTAGAATTTAG
- a CDS encoding glycosyltransferase — translation MKMNQKYLTTALILNAIILLFPSNFKFIPIVIFGIISLRNFKKMDFKYLVLMSVPYLIILLGVIHSNNLDRAFSQIQTGLSLFFYPLFFSMLPEKSLNEINKRKVDSAFIISIVIFSSTVFLYFFLIKGESLIFLIQHYITLIDKIIWEKYQIHSLYLALLLIISIILSFQGALKTKSKYFIFYIINIFYSLSLLAVMNKRASIILIIVTSLLFLVTLKGNLKKNGIITMFGGIILLFGLVIYLPRFDRNSFSELKKIEQSINDPKTSIGTRIVLIKATFEIFKNNPLFGVGTGDDMQILSETTTKLSNGIVVNFNSHNQYNSYLIRTGLFGLSIFLFYCFFLLKLAFRSKDIVFICLLIIFFGNMLIENILEREAGVLVFSFFISYYSRLYFKNKRNKLLLIGPLPEPTTGVSLANKVVLEKLKEINSHRIETINTSYNKFEENLGAFSLKKALFFFKLNFQAYKILKVDMVYITPGQTFFGVIKYAIFILLSKLLGKEIIIHVHGNYLGKEFSQLKGIRKTIFKWLLDKTSKGIVLSESLKGNMSPFIKDEKIFVLYNFVEDYLFVNNILDKVKKANKKIKIIFLSNLMEEKGIFDLLEALKILEQHKFNYEAKIAGNIDAKHKELTERYFRELKNVTYCGVVSGNSKKELLLWGNIFVLPTYYEMEGQPISILEAMATGNLILTTRHAGIPDIFSEGINGFFVEKRNASSIASKITQLNEDHKLINSVGEHNYNFAKNNYRVKNFMNNFIKIINE, via the coding sequence ATGAAAATGAATCAAAAATATTTAACCACAGCTTTAATTTTAAACGCTATTATTTTATTGTTCCCTAGTAATTTCAAATTTATACCAATCGTAATTTTCGGAATTATTTCTTTAAGAAACTTTAAGAAAATGGATTTTAAATATCTTGTTTTAATGTCTGTTCCATATCTGATAATTTTATTAGGAGTTATTCATTCTAATAATTTAGATAGAGCTTTTTCACAAATCCAAACAGGTTTATCTTTATTTTTTTATCCTTTATTTTTTTCAATGTTACCAGAAAAATCATTGAATGAAATAAATAAAAGAAAAGTTGACAGTGCATTTATAATTTCCATAGTTATATTTTCGTCTACTGTCTTTTTGTATTTTTTTTTAATAAAGGGTGAGTCTTTGATATTTTTAATTCAACATTATATAACGTTAATTGATAAAATAATATGGGAAAAGTATCAAATCCATTCTTTATATCTAGCATTATTGCTAATAATAAGTATTATTTTAAGTTTTCAGGGTGCATTAAAAACTAAGTCAAAATATTTTATTTTTTATATAATTAACATTTTTTATTCTTTGTCACTATTGGCAGTAATGAACAAAAGGGCATCTATAATTTTAATAATAGTAACAAGCCTACTATTTTTGGTTACATTAAAAGGGAATTTAAAAAAAAATGGTATTATTACGATGTTTGGTGGGATAATATTATTGTTTGGTTTGGTAATTTATCTTCCAAGATTTGATAGAAATAGTTTTTCAGAGCTTAAAAAAATTGAACAAAGCATTAATGACCCTAAGACTTCAATAGGAACTAGAATTGTTCTTATTAAGGCTACGTTTGAAATTTTTAAAAACAATCCTTTGTTTGGTGTAGGAACGGGAGATGATATGCAAATATTATCAGAGACTACTACTAAACTATCTAATGGAATTGTTGTGAATTTTAATTCCCATAATCAATACAATAGCTATTTAATTAGAACAGGTTTGTTCGGTCTTTCTATATTTTTGTTTTATTGTTTTTTTCTATTGAAATTGGCTTTTAGATCTAAGGATATAGTTTTTATTTGTTTACTTATAATTTTTTTTGGGAATATGCTAATTGAGAATATATTAGAAAGAGAAGCCGGGGTCTTGGTGTTTTCTTTTTTTATTAGTTATTATAGTAGATTATATTTCAAAAATAAAAGAAATAAATTGTTATTAATAGGTCCATTGCCTGAGCCTACAACGGGTGTTTCTCTTGCTAATAAAGTTGTCCTTGAAAAGTTAAAAGAAATTAATAGTCATAGGATTGAAACCATAAATACATCCTACAACAAGTTTGAGGAAAATCTTGGGGCGTTTTCCTTAAAAAAAGCTTTATTCTTTTTTAAACTTAACTTTCAGGCCTATAAAATACTTAAAGTTGATATGGTATATATTACTCCAGGTCAAACTTTTTTTGGAGTTATTAAGTACGCAATATTCATTTTATTAAGTAAACTTCTAGGAAAAGAAATAATAATTCATGTTCATGGTAATTACTTAGGAAAGGAGTTTTCACAGTTAAAAGGCATACGAAAAACAATTTTCAAATGGTTGTTAGATAAAACATCAAAAGGAATAGTATTATCTGAATCTCTAAAAGGCAATATGTCTCCATTTATAAAAGATGAAAAGATTTTTGTTTTATATAACTTTGTAGAAGATTATCTATTTGTAAACAATATTCTTGATAAAGTTAAAAAGGCAAATAAAAAAATAAAGATTATTTTTTTAAGTAATTTGATGGAAGAAAAGGGGATATTCGATTTATTAGAGGCCTTAAAAATATTAGAGCAACATAAATTTAACTATGAAGCAAAAATAGCTGGTAATATAGATGCTAAACACAAGGAACTTACAGAAAGATACTTTAGAGAATTAAAAAATGTTACTTATTGTGGTGTCGTTTCTGGTAATTCTAAAAAGGAATTATTATTATGGGGAAATATTTTTGTGCTCCCTACCTATTATGAAATGGAGGGTCAACCAATTTCAATTTTAGAAGCTATGGCAACTGGTAATTTAATATTAACTACACGTCATGCAGGAATTCCAGATATTTTTAGCGAAGGAATAAATGGTTTTTTTGTTGAGAAAAGAAACGCATCAAGTATCGCTTCAAAAATCACTCAGTTAAATGAAGATCATAAACTTATTAACTCTGTCGGTGAACATAATTATAATTTTGCAAAAAATAATTATAGAGTTAAAAACTTTATGAATAATTTTATAAAAATTATAAATGAATAA